GAAATTCAGGAAAGCCCCATTAACTTGCTGCTCCACTTCAAAATGGAAGCACAAGTTGATGTTTTGGAGTCGTGTAAGTAAGTTTTCGTCCCGGTTAACGAACGCCCACCGAGCTTGGACGAGACCGAGCTGAGGATTTCCCTGTTGGCATGTTCAAAACATGTAAGCAAGCTTCCACAAAAGCTTCCATTGATTAAGAAAAGTTCACAAGTACCTTGAAATGGGGGACAGTGAGTTTAAGGAAATCAGGGTTGGGCTGGAAATCAGCATCCAAAATAGCTACAAACTCATAATCTTTAACATAATCACAAGCCATGGCGGACTTGAGATTACCAGCTTTATACCCAGTTCGGATCAATCGATGTCTATAAACAATATTAACACCCTTTTCATTCCATGACAGAACTTCTTCTTTGATCAAACGCTGAAGATTTCCATCGTCTGAATCATCAAGAACTTGAATCAAAATCCGATTCCTCGGCCAGTCAAGCTCACAAGCAGCAGCAATTGATTGTGCATAAACCTATTTCAATGGTGATAACAAATCGCAACAGATCAGATCAAGTGTTAGTGCTCAAAAGTGAAATCAGGGAAGTTTTCGATTCATTACCTCTCTCTCATTGCACATTGGGATTTGAACTAGAACCATCGGAAAAGTTGAAGCATCTTCCAAATCATAAGCGTCATCTTGAATGAtgggtttgattttcttgaatttgatCCAAAAGCAGCCAACACAGAGAACAAGGCGATCAAGAGATTGGATCATGAACAGAACAATGCAGAATTTAGAAAGCATTAACACCAATGGAGCAATGTAATCAACTCGAAACGAAAGCCAGGAGACATAAAACCATTGGAGAAACCCATGAACTTCGAGCTCCAATGGCTGAATCATTCGCAGATTCCATTTCTTGAAATGGGCAACAAGTTCAACAATCAAACCGGCAATAGAAATAGCGAGAAAAGCTTTAATGAACCTATACAACTTCCCTCGACTCTTGGAACCCTCTTCATTAACATCCGCATGAGCAATGCGCTTCTTAACAGAAGCAAACAGAGTCTTGACAGTGATGGCGAACCAcgagaagaaaaacagagctCTGTGAGCTTTGAGGAGAAGAACCCATGTGAGTTGCTTGGGACTGGCAGCCTTCTGCTTCTCGGGAAGCAACAAAGAATCAGAGCCATTGATTTCCAGTAAGTTCTTCTCGATTGTAACCACAAGAGAGGTGGGAGCCATCTGGGTATGGATTCAAATGAAGAACTGGgaagaaacagagcaaaagaagaaacacCCAGATGGGGAATTTTTAgttggaagaagaaacaagaggAGAAATCGTCAGAACAGTGTGATTTGTAGTATTGGGAAGAGAGATCTGAGAAATGgggtttaaattattaaagggAAACCGAATCCAGAAGGTGAGGGGGAGTTTCCCATGAGAGTTGACAGaacaaaacagagaagaaatggaTCTCAATTTGCTCAGCCGAACGACTCATAAAGGAAGAACAaagggttttttctttttttttttcgaaaaaataaatttgtttctgTCGAGTAGGGCCATTACAATCAGCCCTACTGTAACAGAATAGAACAATTTCagaacaaaattaagaacacCTTTTCAATGAAAacgaaaactcaaaaaaaaagaaaaaaaatgtagaaaattatgtgaaaaatgGTATCTGATCTATTATCTTAACTTTAATGGGAATCTGATTAcattaactaattattatattgcTAAGGTTTGTGTATGTgattatgtaattattaagACAACAATTTCccctttttaaattattgtttttttctctctctctatcacTTAATCATACTTTCATGTTGTCATGTGGTCTATTATTATGTACATGtttttcaagaacaagaacagtaGTAGAAGTTGCAAGATAAGTTTTTTATGTCActgattatttgaatttgagttgGCTGATTTACTCAACGACAAAATAAGAGTGTGAATTTCAAAAAAGTGTGATTGTGATACGTAATGCATGTCAATCGGCCATACGACCTAATTGGCGGTGGAGGAAGGCCAGTATTGGTATTTTGTGGGGGTACATTTTAGATATCATTTTATAGTTAAGTGGGTCATCAAAGTTCGACActtattatacaaaattaatggaataaaattatattaattcttGAGCTCgaatatgcattttttttggtataaatagtgtctttcaattattttatgttagtTATTCGGATGTAatttcagttcattcatgtacccttATTTATTCGGGTGTCACATGTAATTTTTATAGTTTCTAgtttaataattcataaattttaaagttagaaaaattaataatttataggtttgactaattaatgatatttaataGGAGGGAGGGAATTTAATTAAGAGTAAGCTAAGTTAATTTAAGTTTTGCATTGAATAATAGTGAGCTCAGCATCCAATGTCTCACTTTATGTAGATTTAACTCTATGTCATCTAAAGTAAACCATATTTTATTATGCtttaatatatcataaatctgacattaattttataataaagttttcctctaaaaaaaataaagaattattgCTGAGACattatcataatatatattatcagATTCACATCTCAATCAATCATTTTCCAAACATAAGCATATGATACTTCTTATCATACGATCTATAATCAGATCAAATCAAACACATGGCCATTTGTCTTGGAATCTTCAATTTGCATACTTCTAAGTGTATTTCGTATAGACCCGACTTCTCATTGGCCATACACACTCACATCACCAAATTGCCTGTCTTCTTCCTTAATTACTCGCCCCCATGTGCTCCTAACTCCAtaaatcttctttccttccttcagTCCAACCTCTattagtatgatattgtttactttgagTAGAATctcttataaatttattataaacccTTTACCTTAGTGGAACTCCTttctcaacaattctcaacgTTCCTGCTCGAACTCTACCTCCCCGTTCTTCTCTCTCGAAAGGAAGAGGTGTGTGGTGGTGGGGCGGGAGAGGTTTATAAGAGAAAAAGAACGATAGACAAGTAGAAACATGTGAGGGTTGGAACAAAGACATACACATTTAAGGCTTCTGCCCTCTCACCAGAAGACCATGCCCCTAAACCCTTtctcaattctctctctctcttggcTCCACCACACCATTTAGAGTCTATCggttcttttgaaattttattagtttgtCTCGTGCAAAAagttaatttcaaatattgcTAAGTTACACGAATTTAAATGACTCTATATTAGTTATAATTGTCAGTACGATATAACACACCATTAAGCTATCTAAATCATTGTCTTCCATCTGActtcctctcaaaattttaaaatgggtcggTTAAAGTGGtctcttattttctattgGGTTTACTCTCGAGATTTTTAAATGCGTCGGTTCGgatctcctctccaactgatgtcttctttcacaatccaccccttta
This genomic window from Cucurbita pepo subsp. pepo cultivar mu-cu-16 chromosome LG01, ASM280686v2, whole genome shotgun sequence contains:
- the LOC111810589 gene encoding xyloglucan glycosyltransferase 4-like, with amino-acid sequence MAPTSLVVTIEKNLLEINGSDSLLLPEKQKAASPKQLTWVLLLKAHRALFFFSWFAITVKTLFASVKKRIAHADVNEEGSKSRGKLYRFIKAFLAISIAGLIVELVAHFKKWNLRMIQPLELEVHGFLQWFYVSWLSFRVDYIAPLVLMLSKFCIVLFMIQSLDRLVLCVGCFWIKFKKIKPIIQDDAYDLEDASTFPMVLVQIPMCNEREVYAQSIAAACELDWPRNRILIQVLDDSDDGNLQRLIKEEVLSWNEKGVNIVYRHRLIRTGYKAGNLKSAMACDYVKDYEFVAILDADFQPNPDFLKLTVPHFKGNPQLGLVQARWAFVNRDENLLTRLQNINLCFHFEVEQQVNGAFLNFFGFNGTAGIWRTEALEESGGWLERTTVEDMDIAVRAHLKGWKFIFLNDVKVLCELPESYEAYKKQQHRWHSGPMQLFRLCLPSIITSKISIWKKTNLIFLFFLLRKLILPFYSFTLFCVILPLTMFIPEAELPLWVICYIPVFMSLLNILPSPKSFPFLIPYLLFENTMSVTKFNAMVSGLFQLGSSYEWIVTKKTGRSSESDFLAFAERESKTTNEEKILRRHSESGLELLSKLNQQEKQMGSKKKRNKVYRKELALAFLLLTASARSLLSAHGVHFYFLLFQGLSFLVVGFDLIGEQMN